A single region of the Plantactinospora soyae genome encodes:
- a CDS encoding Gfo/Idh/MocA family oxidoreductase, which produces MGVMGNASSAELRVGILGYGIGGQRFHAPLVDATSGLSVALIVTGNPERAEQARAGYPQAEVVPTADELFDRVDSLDLVVVSTPNRTHVPLALRAIEAGTPVVVDKPFAPTAAEAEQVVRAAEQAGVGLTVFQNRRLDSDFLTLRKVLSSGRLGSVFRFESRYDRWVPKPKENWREFGDPAEAGGLLYDLGAHIVDQALQLFGPVTEVYAELDRRRAGVAVDDDSFVALRHSSGVRSHLWASALAGTRNPRFRVLGDRATFTKYGLDVQEPQVISGMRPGDPGWGVEPESDAGLLGVNDEVERIPTERGRYEQFYAEVRDALRGEGAFPVDPASAVQTLRIIEAARTAAAERRVVTLPA; this is translated from the coding sequence ATGGGCGTCATGGGTAACGCCTCCTCCGCCGAGCTACGGGTCGGCATCCTCGGGTACGGCATCGGCGGGCAGCGCTTCCACGCCCCACTGGTGGACGCCACTTCCGGCCTCTCGGTCGCGCTGATCGTCACCGGCAACCCGGAACGTGCCGAGCAGGCCCGTGCGGGGTACCCGCAGGCGGAGGTCGTACCCACCGCCGACGAGCTGTTCGACCGGGTCGACTCGCTCGACCTGGTCGTGGTCAGCACCCCGAACCGGACCCACGTGCCGCTCGCGCTGCGGGCCATCGAAGCGGGTACGCCGGTGGTGGTGGACAAGCCGTTCGCGCCCACCGCGGCCGAGGCCGAGCAGGTGGTCCGGGCGGCCGAACAGGCGGGCGTCGGGCTGACCGTGTTCCAGAACCGCCGGCTCGACTCGGACTTCCTGACCCTGCGTAAGGTGCTCAGCTCCGGCCGGCTCGGCAGCGTGTTCCGGTTCGAGTCCCGGTACGACCGCTGGGTGCCGAAGCCGAAGGAGAACTGGCGCGAGTTCGGCGACCCCGCCGAGGCCGGTGGCCTGCTCTACGACCTTGGCGCGCACATCGTCGACCAGGCTCTGCAGTTGTTCGGCCCGGTGACCGAGGTCTACGCGGAGCTGGACCGGCGGCGTGCCGGGGTGGCGGTCGACGACGACAGTTTCGTCGCGCTGCGGCACTCCAGCGGGGTGCGCTCGCACCTGTGGGCCTCCGCCCTGGCCGGTACCCGCAATCCCCGTTTCCGGGTTCTCGGCGACCGGGCCACCTTCACCAAGTACGGCCTCGACGTGCAGGAGCCCCAGGTGATCTCCGGGATGCGTCCCGGCGACCCGGGCTGGGGCGTCGAGCCGGAGTCGGACGCTGGTCTGCTGGGTGTCAACGACGAGGTCGAGCGGATCCCCACCGAACGGGGACGCTACGAGCAGTTCTACGCCGAGGTACGCGACGCGCTGCGCGGCGAGGGTGCCTTCCCGGTCGATCCGGCCAGTGCGGTGCAGACGCTCCGGATCATCGAGGCGGCTCGGACCGCAGCCGCCGAGCGCCGGGTCGTCACCCTGCCGGCCTGA